From Gopherus evgoodei ecotype Sinaloan lineage chromosome 15, rGopEvg1_v1.p, whole genome shotgun sequence, one genomic window encodes:
- the LOC115635745 gene encoding collagen alpha-1(I) chain-like: MKARDRTKASETTSCREFCPSLPLQPLQAGAEDTEGRLRPRAGPRGQTPTPAASGSGHLIARPAGENEHPGGNDPAQATETPGALSPPPPGHGLGQTAHRDQLQWGPPSLPAPNTPRKKPEQVRDRGGHGARTRTRTPGFRPQLCGSWGAPGRPGSVPGSAGAGGPQDARVPSPALRELGGPRTPGFRPRLCGSWGAPGRPGSVPGSAGAGGAPDAWVPSPALRELGGPRTPGFRPRLCGSWGAPGRPGSVPGSAGAGGPQDARVPSPALRELGGPQDAWVPSPALREGRGGEGEPTPHRTGRGEDPPAGTAPLTRAPPRGAAAGCSGPLATRRSCREGEREGGDNRIAARRRGPGCSSSRHAPRAALQLPAPPAQAPRRPLGDVVRAVQAPPPAGPTRGAVCGGSLSTPPPRDSPTVRRSIQDPGLPQGMAPSGAPAVPRHPHCPRPHQHRGGIPPWSVNLAPNATVMGVTRCADIGRCRPQHTIITQARALRRVASCPRITGFCPSRTAGLSAHGLCRAV, from the exons ATgaaagccagggacagaaccaaaGCCAGCGAGACCACAAGCTGCAGGGAG ttctgcccctcactcccgctaCAGCCGCTGCAAGCAGGTGCAGAGGACACGGAAGGGAGGCTCAGGCCCAGGGCAGGACCCCGCGGACAGACCCCGACTCCAGCAGCCAGCGGGTCTGGGCATTTGATAGCCAGGCCAGCGGGGGAGAACGAACATCCCGGGGGCAACGACCCAGCACAGGCCACGGAGACCccgggggcgctctcccctccccctcccgggCATGGCCTGGGCCAGACAGCCCACAGGGACCAGCTGCAATGGGGTCCCCCGAGTCTCCCAGCACCAAACACCCCACGAAAGAAACCGGAGCAAGTGCGAGACAGGGGAGGGCACGGGGCCCGGACCAGGActaggacgcctgggttccgtcCCCAGCTCTGCGGGAG CTGGGGGGCCCCAGGACGCCCGGGTTCCGTCCCCGGCTCTGCGGGAGCTGGGGGGCCCCAGGACGCCCGGGTTCCGTCCCCGGCTctgcgggagctgggggggcCCAGGACGCCCGGGTTCCGTCCCCGGCTCTGCGGGAGCTGGGGGGCCCCAGGACGCCCGGGTTCCGTCCCCGGCTctgcgggagctgggggggccccggacgcctgggttccgtcCCCGGCTCTGCGGGAGCTGGGGGGCCCCAGGACGCCCGGGTTCCGTCCCCGGCTCTGCGGGAGCTGGGGGGCCCCAGGACGCCCGGGTTCCGTCCCCGGCTCTGCGGGAGCTGGGGGGCCCCAGGACGCCCGGGTTCCGTCCCCGGCTctgcgggagctgggggggccccaggacgcctgggttccgtcCCCGGCTctgcgggaggggaggggaggggagggggagcccacCCCCCATCGCACGGGGCGGGGCGAAGACCCCCCCGCGGGCACGGCCCCGCTCACCCGGGCTCCTCCCCGCGGCGCGGCCGCCGGCTGCTCGGGGCCTCTCGCGACGCGACGTTCCTgccgggagggggagagggaaggtggaGATAACCGCATCGCAGCGCGCAGGCGCGGGCCCGGGTGCTCCAGCTCCCGGCATGCTCCGCGCGCCgcactacagctcccagcaccccctgcgcAGGCACCCCGGAGGCCACTGGGAGATGTAGTCCGGGCGGTTCAGGCTCCGCCCCCTGcaggccccacccgtggggctgTTTGCGGGGGGTCACTGTCTACCCCCCCGCCCCGTGACAGTCCCACTGTGCGGCGCAGCATCCAGGACCCCGGCCTTCCCCAGGGCATGGCCCCCTCGGGTGCCCCTGCTGTGCCCAGACATCCCCATTGCCCCCGGCCCCATCAGCACCGCGGGGGAATCCCCCCCTGGAGTGTGAACCTGGCGCCCAATGCCACGGTGATGGGTGTCACACGCTGCGCGGACATCGGGCGCTGCAGGCCTCAGCACACAATAATCACCCAGGCCCGAGCCCTGCGTAGGGTCGCCAGCTGCCCCAGGATCACGGGGTTCTGTCCCAGCAGGACTGCAGGGCTCTCAGCCCACGGGCTCTGCCGTGCGGTGTGA